A region from the Flavobacterium enshiense genome encodes:
- a CDS encoding DEAD/DEAH box helicase has translation MYKNPRSNNILLNLGIESLNEMQEMAQDAILNDSNVLLLSPTGSGKTIAFLLPIFEMLQSEVTTVQCLIIVPSRELGLQIQQVWKKMTTDYKVNVCYGGHNIETEIKNLSNPPAILIGTPGRIADHIDRGTFKTDTVETLVLDEFDKSLQLGFHEQMSYIIGRLPKLNKRILVSATSDIEIPKYTRVVNPTVLDFVQTEKENENLSMKMVVSKEKDKIGSLFQLLCSLKSESAIIFCNHRDAAERISDALNGKGIYATYYHGGMDQEERERALIQFRNGSVSYLVTTDLAARGLDIPEMNHVIHYHLPSKEDEFTHRNGRTARMLASGTAYIIVHESEKKLDYINYQMPALNVDNAKSLPKPPEFQTIYISGGKKNKLNKIDIVGFFSQKGKLEKDDLGLIEVKDFVSFAAVKFKKVNELLGNIKDEKMKGKKFKIEVARNVIKKEEEGK, from the coding sequence ATGTATAAAAATCCACGTTCCAATAATATTCTTCTAAATTTAGGAATTGAAAGCCTTAATGAAATGCAGGAAATGGCACAGGATGCTATTTTGAATGACTCTAATGTTTTACTGCTTTCGCCGACAGGTTCCGGAAAAACCATTGCTTTTTTGCTGCCCATTTTTGAAATGCTTCAGTCTGAAGTCACTACGGTGCAATGTTTAATAATTGTGCCTTCACGTGAATTAGGCTTGCAGATTCAACAGGTCTGGAAAAAAATGACCACCGATTATAAGGTAAACGTTTGTTATGGTGGACATAATATAGAAACCGAAATCAAAAATTTAAGCAATCCTCCGGCTATTTTAATCGGAACGCCTGGACGTATTGCCGATCATATTGACCGCGGAACATTCAAAACAGATACCGTTGAAACGTTGGTTTTGGACGAATTTGATAAATCACTGCAATTGGGTTTTCACGAGCAGATGTCCTATATCATTGGCAGACTGCCAAAACTGAATAAACGTATTTTGGTTTCGGCTACTTCCGATATTGAAATTCCGAAATACACTAGAGTCGTGAATCCGACGGTTTTGGATTTTGTCCAGACTGAAAAAGAAAACGAGAATCTTTCGATGAAAATGGTAGTTTCCAAAGAGAAAGATAAAATCGGAAGTCTGTTTCAATTGCTTTGCTCTTTAAAATCGGAATCGGCGATTATTTTCTGTAATCACCGTGATGCGGCGGAACGCATAAGCGATGCTTTAAACGGTAAAGGAATTTATGCCACATATTATCACGGTGGTATGGATCAAGAGGAACGTGAGCGCGCTTTGATTCAGTTTCGAAACGGCAGTGTGAGTTATTTGGTTACAACCGATTTGGCAGCGCGTGGATTGGATATCCCGGAAATGAATCACGTTATTCATTACCATTTGCCATCCAAGGAGGATGAGTTTACCCACAGAAACGGAAGAACTGCCCGAATGTTGGCCTCGGGAACTGCTTATATTATTGTTCACGAGAGTGAGAAAAAACTGGATTACATCAATTACCAGATGCCGGCTTTGAATGTTGATAACGCCAAATCCTTACCGAAGCCACCCGAGTTTCAAACTATTTATATCAGTGGAGGAAAGAAAAACAAGCTGAATAAAATTGATATAGTGGGCTTCTTTTCACAAAAGGGAAAATTGGAAAAAGACGATTTAGGACTAATTGAAGTTAAAGATTTTGTTTCGTTTGCCGCCGTAAAATTCAAGAAAGTAAATGAATTACTGGGTAACATCAAAGACGAAAAAATGAAGGGTAAAAAGTTTAAAATTGAAGTAGCCCGTAACGTTATTAAGAAAGAAGAAGAGGGGAAATAG
- a CDS encoding M14 family metallopeptidase encodes MKKTIGLFFLGTSFFFAQQPDLKTPFEKGNGNQSATYREAMDYYHNLDKSFETIAVKTMGATDNGEPLHIVTFNPEKTFDFKAINTQDKAVILINNGIHPGETDGIDATMLFMKDLATGKIAAPKNTIVVAIPVYNIGGAINRNSTSRANQNGPEAYGFRGNSRNFDLNRDFIKSDTKNSRSFQVIFNVVNPDVFIDNHVSNGADYQYTLTYIDTHYQKLGGNLGTFFNEQMMPTILKDLKSKKIEPVPYVNIYNDVPEKGFAKNMETPRFSTGYASMFNTLGVMVETHMLKKYADRVKVTYEYMLSTLNYTDKNAAEIKKHRQDNLSNYFPNSKYTVQWEIDSAKVKQIPFLGYEGKYKLSEVSGKPRLYYDRTKPFKKMIPFYEVYKPKKEITIPVSYIVPKQHWEVIELLRQNRIDMQPLKKDTVINVESYKIANYKTGKEAFEGHYGHYNTSVTASRENVKFSEGDFVVKTSQKNVKYLLETLEPEAADSFFNWNFFDTILQQKEHYSAYVFEDLAKQILDENPKLKAELEKKRQEDKKFAESGEAQLDWVYKHSKYYEKEHLQYPIYKVMRY; translated from the coding sequence ATGAAAAAAACTATAGGCTTATTCTTTTTAGGGACTTCATTTTTTTTTGCTCAGCAACCCGATTTAAAAACACCTTTTGAAAAAGGAAACGGAAACCAGTCGGCTACCTATAGAGAAGCAATGGATTACTATCATAATCTGGATAAAAGTTTCGAAACGATTGCAGTAAAAACAATGGGAGCTACTGATAACGGTGAACCATTGCATATTGTTACTTTCAATCCGGAGAAAACCTTTGATTTTAAAGCAATCAACACACAAGACAAAGCCGTAATACTGATCAATAACGGAATCCATCCCGGAGAAACTGACGGAATCGACGCTACCATGTTATTCATGAAAGATTTGGCTACAGGTAAAATCGCAGCTCCAAAAAACACTATTGTCGTGGCTATCCCTGTTTATAACATTGGTGGTGCCATTAACCGAAACTCCACTTCCCGTGCTAACCAAAACGGCCCGGAAGCGTATGGTTTCAGGGGGAATTCCAGAAATTTCGATTTGAACCGCGATTTCATAAAATCCGACACAAAAAACTCCAGAAGCTTTCAGGTAATCTTCAATGTCGTTAATCCGGATGTTTTTATTGACAACCATGTGAGCAATGGTGCCGATTATCAGTATACATTAACGTATATCGACACACATTATCAGAAATTGGGAGGTAATTTAGGTACGTTTTTTAACGAACAGATGATGCCTACCATCTTAAAAGATCTGAAATCCAAAAAAATCGAACCGGTTCCTTATGTAAACATCTACAACGATGTTCCCGAAAAAGGATTTGCCAAAAACATGGAAACACCCAGATTTTCGACAGGTTATGCTTCCATGTTCAATACTTTGGGCGTTATGGTAGAAACACATATGCTGAAAAAGTATGCCGACAGAGTTAAGGTAACTTATGAATATATGCTGTCAACCTTAAATTATACCGATAAAAATGCGGCGGAGATTAAAAAGCATCGTCAGGATAACTTAAGCAATTATTTCCCGAACAGTAAATATACCGTGCAATGGGAAATTGATTCGGCAAAGGTAAAACAGATTCCTTTTTTAGGTTATGAAGGCAAATACAAACTGAGCGAGGTTTCCGGTAAACCGCGTTTGTACTATGATCGTACAAAACCTTTCAAAAAAATGATCCCGTTTTACGAAGTATATAAACCTAAAAAGGAAATTACCATTCCTGTATCTTATATTGTTCCGAAACAGCATTGGGAAGTAATTGAATTGTTGCGCCAGAACAGAATTGACATGCAGCCGTTGAAAAAAGACACGGTTATAAACGTAGAAAGCTATAAAATTGCCAATTACAAAACCGGCAAAGAAGCCTTTGAAGGGCATTATGGCCATTATAACACGTCTGTTACAGCGAGCCGCGAGAATGTAAAATTCAGCGAAGGGGATTTTGTAGTGAAAACAAGTCAGAAAAACGTAAAATACCTATTGGAAACATTAGAGCCGGAAGCTGCAGATTCTTTCTTCAACTGGAATTTCTTCGATACTATTTTACAGCAAAAAGAACATTATTCAGCTTATGTTTTCGAAGATTTAGCCAAACAGATTCTGGACGAAAACCCAAAACTGAAAGCCGAATTGGAAAAGAAACGCCAGGAAGACAAGAAATTTGCCGAAAGCGGTGAAGCACAATTGGACTGGGTTTACAAACATTCAAAATACTACGAAAAAGAACACCTGCAATACCCTATTTATAAAGTAATGCGTTATTAA
- the coaD gene encoding pantetheine-phosphate adenylyltransferase: MRKAIFPGSFDPITLGHYDIIKRALPLFDEIVIAIGINAEKKYMFSLEDRKKFIEESFKNEPKVSVMTYEGLTIDLCHKLNAQFILRGLRNPADFEFEKAIAHTNRQLSDIETVFLLTAIDTSHISSSIVRDVIRNGGDYTFLVPESVKTK, from the coding sequence ATGAGAAAAGCAATTTTTCCAGGCTCCTTCGACCCGATAACCTTGGGCCATTACGACATCATCAAAAGAGCTTTACCGTTGTTTGATGAAATCGTAATTGCCATCGGTATTAATGCCGAAAAAAAATATATGTTTTCACTCGAAGACCGCAAAAAATTCATCGAAGAATCCTTCAAAAACGAACCAAAAGTTTCTGTGATGACCTATGAAGGCTTAACCATTGATTTGTGCCACAAATTGAATGCACAATTCATTCTGCGCGGGCTTCGTAACCCGGCCGATTTCGAATTCGAAAAAGCAATCGCACATACCAACCGACAGTTGTCGGATATCGAAACCGTGTTTTTATTGACGGCGATTGACACTTCACACATCAGTTCAAGCATTGTCCGTGATGTAATCCGAAACGGAGGAGACTACACTTTTTTAGTTCCCGAATCTGTCAAAACAAAATAA
- a CDS encoding D-alanine--D-alanine ligase, which translates to MKNVAIIMGGYSSEYQISLKSGNVVYNFLDKTKYNAYRIHIFKEKWVMVDENENEWPVNRHDFSVNYAGIKLTFDVVFNAIHGTPGEDGLMQAYFELIGIPQTSCDYYQAALTFNKRDMLSVLKPYGIKTATSYYLDRGNVINEDEIIKTVGLPMFVKPNKSGSSFGISKVKTKEELLPAIENAYKEDNEIIIESFLDGTEVSVGVINYRGETKVLPITEIVSENDFFDYEAKYLGKSQEITPARISDDIRQKVEAVSKKAYEVLKMRGFSRSEFIIVNGEPFMLEMNTIPGLTTESILPQQAKEAGISLTELFDNAIELALA; encoded by the coding sequence ATGAAAAATGTTGCCATCATAATGGGAGGCTATTCCAGCGAATACCAGATTTCTTTAAAAAGCGGAAATGTAGTTTATAATTTCTTGGACAAAACCAAATACAATGCCTACCGGATTCATATTTTCAAAGAAAAATGGGTGATGGTAGATGAAAATGAAAATGAATGGCCAGTAAACCGTCATGATTTCTCTGTAAATTATGCAGGAATCAAACTAACCTTCGATGTGGTTTTCAATGCCATACACGGTACTCCTGGCGAAGACGGATTAATGCAGGCTTACTTCGAATTAATAGGCATTCCGCAGACTTCATGCGATTATTATCAGGCAGCGCTGACATTCAACAAACGCGATATGCTTTCGGTTTTAAAACCATACGGCATCAAAACAGCTACTTCCTACTATTTAGATAGAGGCAATGTCATTAACGAAGACGAAATCATCAAAACCGTAGGACTTCCAATGTTCGTTAAACCGAACAAGTCGGGTTCGAGTTTCGGAATTTCTAAAGTAAAAACTAAAGAAGAATTACTTCCGGCAATTGAAAACGCATACAAAGAAGACAACGAAATAATCATTGAAAGTTTCCTTGACGGAACAGAAGTTTCTGTCGGCGTAATCAATTACAGAGGCGAAACAAAGGTTTTACCGATAACCGAGATTGTTTCCGAAAATGATTTCTTCGACTATGAAGCTAAATATTTAGGTAAATCCCAAGAAATCACTCCTGCCCGAATTTCAGATGATATCCGCCAAAAAGTGGAAGCTGTTTCCAAAAAAGCGTATGAAGTTTTAAAGATGAGAGGTTTCTCCCGAAGTGAATTCATCATAGTAAACGGTGAACCATTCATGCTGGAAATGAACACGATTCCAGGCCTAACCACTGAAAGTATTTTGCCGCAACAGGCCAAAGAAGCCGGAATTTCATTAACCGAATTATTTGACAACGCTATTGAATTGGCATTAGCCTAA
- a CDS encoding PASTA domain-containing protein, with translation MSWKKFLTSPVFFKNLALALVIVAISVFGVMKFLSVATNHGEEIPVPNLAKMSLEKAEERLNDIDLELHLLDTVDYNPAFPPYSIVEQDPLPAVTVKDGRKVYVKINSGGYAKVVLPELVQKTYRQALSTLRALGLQEGDVKYVEYMAKDVVLEVKQNGETLKAGDKILKSSKIDFVLGDGKTGFQDQEMDSINASEQLEPAPAEEENAE, from the coding sequence ATGAGTTGGAAGAAATTTTTAACAAGTCCTGTATTTTTCAAAAACCTGGCATTAGCTTTAGTGATTGTAGCTATATCTGTTTTTGGAGTGATGAAATTTTTAAGTGTGGCAACCAATCACGGAGAAGAGATTCCGGTTCCCAATCTGGCAAAAATGTCACTTGAAAAAGCGGAAGAGCGTTTAAATGACATCGATTTGGAGTTACACTTGTTAGATACGGTGGATTATAATCCCGCTTTTCCTCCTTATTCTATTGTGGAACAGGATCCGCTTCCGGCAGTAACCGTTAAGGATGGCCGTAAAGTTTATGTGAAAATCAATTCGGGAGGTTATGCGAAGGTGGTATTGCCGGAATTGGTGCAGAAAACATACCGTCAGGCTTTATCAACATTACGTGCTCTTGGCCTTCAGGAAGGCGATGTGAAGTATGTGGAATATATGGCAAAAGACGTAGTTTTAGAAGTAAAACAAAACGGTGAAACGCTGAAAGCCGGTGATAAGATATTAAAGTCGTCAAAAATTGATTTTGTTTTAGGTGACGGAAAAACCGGGTTCCAGGACCAGGAAATGGACAGTATTAATGCAAGTGAACAATTAGAGCCGGCTCCGGCAGAAGAAGAAAATGCAGAATAA
- a CDS encoding RluA family pseudouridine synthase produces MQNNHITDQEELDEELYEHYRFEAGKGQAPLRVDKFLMNLIENATRNKIQQAAANGNIFVNNIPVKSNYKVKANDVVRVLLEHPPFENIIIPENIPLDIVYEDDQLLVINKPAGLVVHPGHGNYTGTLVNALAYHFENLPMNSSERPGLVHRIDKDTSGLLVVAKTDNAMALLAKQFEEKTSEREYIAMVWGNVVEDEGTVTGYVGRHMKDRMQMACYDNEEYGKWAVTHYKVLERLGYVTLVSCRLETGRTHQIRVHMKHIGHTLFNDERYGGHLILKGTTFTKYKQFIDNCFKTLPRQALHAKTLGFEHPTTKEFMRFDTEVPQDMKECIEKWRVYSKSHTVEDEN; encoded by the coding sequence ATGCAGAATAATCATATTACAGATCAGGAAGAATTAGACGAAGAATTATACGAACATTATCGTTTTGAAGCCGGAAAAGGCCAAGCGCCATTGCGTGTGGACAAATTTTTAATGAATTTGATTGAAAATGCTACACGTAATAAAATCCAACAGGCAGCAGCCAACGGGAATATTTTCGTAAACAACATTCCGGTCAAATCCAATTATAAGGTAAAAGCAAACGATGTGGTGCGTGTTTTACTGGAACATCCACCGTTTGAAAATATTATCATCCCTGAGAACATTCCGTTGGATATCGTTTATGAAGACGACCAACTGTTGGTAATCAATAAACCGGCTGGTTTAGTAGTGCATCCCGGACACGGCAATTATACAGGGACATTGGTTAACGCATTGGCTTATCATTTTGAGAACCTGCCGATGAACAGCAGTGAACGCCCCGGATTGGTGCATCGAATCGATAAAGATACTTCCGGATTATTGGTTGTTGCCAAAACAGATAATGCAATGGCACTTTTGGCCAAACAGTTTGAAGAGAAAACCTCCGAAAGAGAATACATCGCAATGGTTTGGGGGAATGTTGTTGAAGATGAGGGAACCGTAACAGGATATGTAGGCCGTCATATGAAAGACCGTATGCAAATGGCTTGTTATGACAACGAAGAATATGGGAAATGGGCGGTAACGCATTATAAGGTATTAGAACGTTTAGGATATGTGACTTTAGTTTCGTGTAGATTGGAAACCGGTCGTACACACCAAATTCGCGTACATATGAAGCACATCGGACATACATTGTTCAACGATGAGCGTTATGGAGGTCACCTGATTTTGAAAGGAACCACCTTTACTAAATACAAGCAGTTTATCGACAACTGTTTCAAGACTTTGCCAAGACAGGCATTACATGCTAAAACATTAGGATTCGAGCATCCTACTACAAAAGAATTCATGCGTTTTGATACCGAAGTACCTCAGGATATGAAGGAATGTATTGAAAAATGGCGTGTGTATTCTAAATCGCACACGGTTGAAGATGAAAATTAA
- a CDS encoding quinone-dependent dihydroorotate dehydrogenase has translation MYKQIIRPILFCFDPEAVHYFTFSAVRFASKIPGVSAILKSCYAVNDKRLEREVFGLKFKNPVGLAAGFDKDAKLYKELSNFGFGFIEIGTLTPKGQDGNPKTRLFRLREDSAIINRMGFNNGGVEEAVQRLKGNNGVLIGGNIGKNKVTPNEEAVKDYEICFDALYDYVDYFVVNVSSPNTPNLRALQDKEPLTQLLQTLQNKNAEKPKQKPVLLKIAPDLTNEQLLDIIDIVKETKIAGVIATNTTISRDGLQSVNKIEMGGLSGKPLTKRSTEVIRFLSEKSNKAFPIIGVGGIHTAEDAIEKLEAGASLVQLYTGFIYEGPALVKAINKKILEKA, from the coding sequence ATGTACAAACAGATTATTCGTCCTATACTTTTTTGCTTTGATCCTGAAGCGGTTCATTATTTTACTTTTTCGGCTGTTCGTTTTGCCAGCAAAATTCCGGGGGTTTCCGCAATATTAAAATCGTGCTATGCTGTAAACGACAAACGTTTGGAGCGTGAAGTTTTCGGTTTGAAATTCAAAAATCCGGTAGGACTTGCCGCTGGTTTTGACAAGGACGCGAAATTGTATAAAGAACTTTCAAATTTTGGTTTCGGATTCATAGAAATAGGGACATTAACTCCGAAAGGTCAGGACGGAAATCCAAAGACGCGTTTGTTCCGTTTAAGAGAAGATTCGGCAATTATTAACCGAATGGGGTTCAACAATGGCGGGGTGGAAGAAGCGGTACAACGTCTGAAAGGAAATAACGGTGTTTTAATCGGTGGAAACATCGGAAAAAATAAAGTTACACCTAACGAAGAAGCTGTAAAGGATTATGAAATCTGTTTCGATGCTTTATACGATTATGTGGATTATTTTGTGGTGAATGTAAGTTCGCCTAATACACCTAATTTAAGAGCGTTGCAGGATAAAGAACCGTTGACGCAATTGTTGCAAACGCTTCAGAATAAAAATGCTGAGAAACCAAAACAAAAACCAGTTCTTTTAAAAATTGCTCCGGATTTGACCAATGAACAACTACTGGACATCATTGATATTGTAAAAGAAACCAAAATAGCCGGTGTTATTGCGACTAACACAACTATTTCCCGTGATGGATTACAATCCGTGAATAAAATTGAAATGGGTGGATTATCAGGAAAGCCATTGACGAAACGTTCTACGGAAGTAATCCGTTTTCTTTCCGAAAAGAGCAATAAAGCATTCCCGATTATTGGTGTGGGCGGAATCCATACTGCCGAAGATGCCATTGAAAAACTGGAAGCAGGCGCTAGCTTGGTACAGTTGTACACCGGATTTATTTACGAAGGGCCTGCCTTGGTGAAAGCCATCAATAAAAAGATTTTAGAAAAAGCATAA
- a CDS encoding hydroxymethylglutaryl-CoA lyase produces the protein MEKVKIIECPRDAMQGIKEFIPTDKKVQYIQSLLRVGFDTIDFGSFVSAKAIPQMQDTAEVLAKLDLSHTQSKLLAIIANTQGAENASVHPEIQYLGFPFSISENFQMRNTHKTIAESLVTLQEILNIADRTNKEVVTYISMGFGNPYGDPWSVEIVGEWTEKLAAMGVKILSLSDTIGSSTPEVIDYLFSNLIPKYPNVEFGAHLHTTPDKWFEKVDAAYKAGCRRFDGAIQGFGGCPMAKDDLTGNMPTEKMLSYFTSVKADTNLSPMSFESAYNEALKIFTVYH, from the coding sequence ATGGAGAAAGTTAAAATTATCGAATGTCCGCGCGATGCCATGCAAGGCATTAAAGAATTTATCCCGACAGATAAAAAAGTGCAGTATATCCAGTCGTTATTGCGTGTGGGATTTGATACCATTGATTTCGGAAGTTTTGTTTCGGCGAAGGCCATACCGCAAATGCAAGACACGGCAGAGGTTTTGGCAAAATTGGATTTGTCTCATACCCAAAGCAAGCTGCTGGCTATTATCGCCAATACGCAAGGTGCTGAAAACGCTTCCGTTCATCCTGAAATTCAGTATTTAGGTTTCCCTTTTTCTATTTCGGAGAATTTCCAGATGCGAAATACTCATAAAACGATAGCTGAATCGTTGGTAACACTGCAGGAAATTTTAAATATTGCTGACAGAACCAATAAAGAAGTGGTGACTTATATTTCCATGGGCTTCGGAAACCCGTATGGAGATCCCTGGAGTGTGGAAATAGTAGGTGAGTGGACGGAAAAATTGGCTGCCATGGGAGTGAAAATCCTGTCACTTTCGGATACCATTGGAAGTTCGACTCCTGAAGTAATTGATTATTTGTTTTCCAATCTGATTCCGAAATACCCTAATGTGGAATTTGGAGCTCATTTACATACGACGCCTGACAAATGGTTTGAAAAGGTAGATGCTGCTTATAAAGCTGGATGTCGTCGTTTTGACGGTGCTATTCAAGGCTTCGGTGGTTGTCCGATGGCTAAGGATGATCTAACTGGAAATATGCCAACCGAAAAGATGCTTTCTTATTTTACCTCTGTGAAAGCCGACACAAATTTAAGTCCGATGAGTTTTGAAAGTGCTTATAATGAAGCGCTTAAAATCTTCACGGTTTATCATTAA
- a CDS encoding DUF4856 domain-containing protein → MKFKNVLLASLPVAALFVVSCSNDDNNSTQEQVFDYTVPTTYVFERSGATTVDYAGETNLVLMLDEMGAEIKNKATAGTALDANKLSDMYSNINGQFSNVTLNTASDKQLKDKTAASRDFFMKFNGGGSIAEQSEVRNLFQEQFNNAAAASGGAVAAAGVAGTYEETATTKRLFAANGLEPQQVLLKGMMGACFMDQIVNNYLSKNVLDEGSNRENNTNKVLEEGKNYTKMEHLWDEAYGYIYGGDNPTASTPVYKFWSSYINQVDADSDFGTLREDIELAFRKGRAAITAGDYATRDAQIAIIKKKIAMVPAVRAVFYLKEGKAKLTADSGKKAFHALSEGYGFIMSLRYTNKPGTNSPYMTKAEVDAILDGMTAGTNGLWDIDYLNTHIDGWADQIAARFGFTVAQAEVVN, encoded by the coding sequence ATGAAATTCAAAAATGTACTTTTAGCGTCTTTGCCAGTGGCAGCTCTATTCGTGGTTTCTTGTTCGAATGATGATAATAATTCAACTCAGGAGCAAGTTTTCGACTACACTGTACCAACAACTTATGTGTTTGAAAGATCAGGTGCAACAACTGTTGATTATGCTGGTGAGACAAACCTAGTTCTTATGTTAGATGAAATGGGTGCAGAAATTAAAAATAAGGCTACTGCCGGAACAGCTCTTGATGCAAATAAGTTGTCTGATATGTATAGCAACATAAACGGGCAGTTTTCAAATGTTACGTTAAATACGGCTTCAGATAAGCAATTGAAAGATAAAACAGCTGCTTCAAGAGATTTCTTCATGAAATTTAACGGAGGAGGTTCTATAGCTGAACAAAGTGAAGTGAGAAATTTATTTCAGGAACAGTTTAATAATGCTGCTGCTGCCAGTGGAGGTGCAGTTGCTGCTGCTGGTGTTGCAGGGACTTATGAGGAAACAGCAACTACTAAAAGATTGTTTGCCGCTAACGGATTAGAGCCTCAGCAAGTACTTTTGAAAGGTATGATGGGAGCTTGTTTTATGGATCAGATCGTGAACAACTACTTAAGTAAAAATGTTTTGGATGAAGGTTCAAACAGAGAAAACAATACAAACAAGGTTTTAGAGGAAGGTAAGAATTATACTAAAATGGAGCACCTTTGGGATGAGGCTTACGGTTATATCTATGGTGGAGATAATCCAACGGCTTCAACTCCGGTTTATAAATTCTGGAGCAGCTACATCAACCAAGTAGATGCTGATTCTGATTTCGGAACTTTAAGAGAGGATATCGAATTGGCTTTCAGAAAAGGTAGAGCGGCAATCACAGCTGGAGACTATGCAACACGTGATGCTCAAATTGCAATCATCAAGAAAAAAATAGCAATGGTTCCTGCGGTTAGAGCGGTATTCTACCTTAAAGAAGGCAAAGCTAAATTGACTGCAGATTCTGGAAAAAAAGCTTTCCACGCTCTTTCTGAAGGATATGGATTTATCATGAGTTTACGTTATACTAACAAGCCGGGTACAAACTCTCCATATATGACAAAAGCAGAAGTTGATGCTATCTTAGATGGTATGACAGCCGGAACAAACGGACTTTGGGATATTGATTACCTGAATACTCATATCGACGGATGGGCTGATCAAATCGCCGCTCGATTCGGATTCACTGTAGCTCAGGCTGAAGTAGTTAACTAA
- a CDS encoding imelysin family protein: protein MKKILLLIGFTAFFAACSSGDSGGSDSSGDGYDRTALLTNWADNLIIPSFENYQTKVVTLQTKVADFTAAPSETGLGEVRTAWIDAYKAFQYVSQYEIGKAEEIKFASCTNAYPTNVTGIEANIASGTYNFSLLSQLDKQGFPAMDYMINGLAGDDASIVAFYTSNSNAAGYKQYLTNLTATLKTNVDLIVNDWNGSYRAAFIRSNGNSVSSSVNRMVNLFVKNYETYVRSGKVGIPAGVFSEGTTFTNKVEGYYKNDISKVLLNEGVKATQDFFNGKYFNSDETGPSLKTYLDYLNVVIDGQPLSTIINNQYATINSTNALLGDSFSEQIFTDNGKMIASFDQMQWNVVYFKLDMIPAMKIVLDYVDNDGD, encoded by the coding sequence ATGAAAAAAATCCTTCTTTTAATCGGTTTTACTGCATTTTTTGCAGCTTGTTCTTCTGGCGACAGTGGAGGTTCGGATTCTTCAGGAGATGGTTATGACAGAACGGCTCTTCTAACGAATTGGGCTGATAATTTAATTATCCCTTCTTTTGAAAATTATCAGACGAAAGTGGTAACACTCCAAACTAAAGTTGCTGATTTTACTGCTGCTCCATCTGAAACTGGATTGGGAGAAGTAAGAACAGCATGGATTGATGCCTATAAAGCTTTTCAGTATGTTTCACAGTATGAAATCGGTAAAGCAGAAGAAATAAAATTTGCCAGCTGCACTAATGCTTATCCTACCAATGTTACCGGAATTGAGGCTAATATAGCGTCTGGAACATATAACTTTTCCCTTCTTTCGCAATTAGACAAACAAGGTTTTCCTGCTATGGATTATATGATTAATGGCTTGGCAGGTGATGATGCGTCGATAGTCGCTTTTTACACGTCTAATTCCAATGCGGCAGGTTATAAGCAGTACCTGACTAATTTGACGGCAACCCTTAAAACCAATGTTGATCTGATCGTGAACGACTGGAACGGAAGTTATAGAGCTGCTTTTATAAGAAGCAACGGTAATTCTGTGAGCAGTTCTGTTAATAGAATGGTTAATCTTTTTGTGAAGAATTACGAAACGTATGTGCGCTCGGGAAAAGTAGGTATACCGGCAGGAGTTTTTTCAGAAGGCACAACTTTTACTAATAAAGTTGAAGGATATTACAAAAATGATATTTCAAAAGTACTGTTAAATGAAGGGGTTAAGGCGACTCAGGATTTCTTTAATGGGAAGTATTTTAATTCTGATGAAACAGGTCCGAGTTTAAAAACATATTTGGATTATTTGAATGTTGTTATAGACGGACAACCTTTAAGTACGATTATCAATAACCAATACGCAACTATCAACAGTACAAATGCATTATTAGGAGATAGTTTTTCAGAACAGATTTTTACAGATAACGGGAAAATGATCGCTTCTTTTGATCAGATGCAGTGGAATGTTGTTTATTTCAAACTGGATATGATTCCTGCTATGAAAATTGTATTAGACTATGTTGATAATGACGGCGACTAA